In one window of Alkalilimnicola sp. S0819 DNA:
- the kdsB gene encoding 3-deoxy-manno-octulosonate cytidylyltransferase, which translates to MSEGFVVVIPARYGSQRFPGKPLAMLGGRPMIAHVWERARESGAAEVLIATDDRRIVAVCEEFGAQVLLTADNHVSGTDRLAEVCTQRGWADDTIVVNLQGDEPMMPPALLSQVAANLMERPEADMATLAVALDDTAPLPDPNVVKVVRREDGYAMYFSRAPIPWDRDGLLATDGLAAFPDVFLRHLGIYAYRAGFLRAYPGLPPAPLERLESLEQLRALWHGALIHVGVASQAPEAGVDTPADLERVARLLPPQA; encoded by the coding sequence ATGAGTGAAGGGTTCGTGGTGGTCATACCGGCCCGTTACGGCTCGCAGCGTTTCCCGGGCAAGCCGCTGGCCATGCTCGGCGGACGCCCCATGATCGCTCACGTCTGGGAGCGGGCCCGGGAAAGTGGCGCCGCCGAGGTGCTCATCGCCACCGATGACCGGCGCATCGTCGCGGTCTGCGAGGAGTTCGGCGCCCAGGTGCTGTTGACCGCCGACAATCATGTATCCGGCACCGACAGACTGGCGGAAGTGTGTACCCAGCGAGGCTGGGCGGATGACACCATCGTGGTCAATCTGCAGGGCGATGAGCCGATGATGCCGCCGGCACTGCTCAGTCAGGTGGCGGCTAACCTGATGGAGCGGCCGGAGGCCGATATGGCCACCCTGGCCGTAGCGCTGGACGACACCGCGCCCTTGCCCGATCCGAACGTGGTGAAGGTGGTCCGTCGGGAAGATGGCTACGCCATGTATTTCAGTCGCGCGCCCATTCCCTGGGACCGCGACGGCTTGCTCGCCACCGATGGGCTGGCCGCCTTTCCAGACGTGTTCCTGCGCCATTTGGGGATCTATGCCTACCGGGCCGGCTTTCTGCGCGCCTATCCCGGCCTGCCGCCGGCGCCATTGGAACGGCTGGAATCCCTGGAGCAGCTGCGTGCCTTGTGGCACGGTGCGCTCATACACGTGGGCGTGGCCAGCCAGGCGCCCGAGGCGGGCGTGGACACACCGGCGGACCTGGAACGGGTCGCTCGGCTGCTGCCGCCCCAAGCTTGA
- the lpxK gene encoding tetraacyldisaccharide 4'-kinase — translation MALFPRWWLDDNARSRVLLPVSGLFRGVTALRRSLYRQGLLRSHEISAPVLVVGNVFIGGTGKTPLVAWLAQRLSARGLRPGIVTRGYGGRADQWPQRVTAESDARLVGDEAVLLARRAQCPVLAGPDRVGSARLLAGECDLIISDDGLQHYRLRRDAEIVVFDAARGAGNGRCLPAGPLREPLSRLAGADLVVVNGGPLPRWPLSFRLRPLAWVNLRSGERRAPDAFTGLAADAVAGIGNPARFFEQLRGLGIQADCRSFPDHHAYEAEDLPVDTGRRLLMTEKDAVKCAGLVGEQSWYLEVGAAPDAAAERALDELLRRLTADE, via the coding sequence ATGGCGCTGTTCCCCCGCTGGTGGCTGGACGACAACGCCCGCTCCCGGGTGCTGCTGCCTGTCTCGGGCTTGTTCCGCGGCGTGACCGCGCTGCGCCGAAGCCTTTACCGCCAGGGCTTGCTGCGCAGCCATGAGATCTCCGCGCCGGTTCTGGTGGTGGGCAATGTGTTCATCGGCGGCACCGGCAAGACACCGTTGGTTGCCTGGCTGGCCCAGCGCCTGAGTGCGCGCGGCCTGCGACCGGGCATTGTCACACGAGGCTATGGCGGCCGCGCCGACCAGTGGCCCCAGAGGGTCACCGCCGAAAGCGACGCCCGGCTGGTAGGGGATGAGGCGGTGTTGCTGGCCCGGCGAGCGCAATGCCCCGTGCTGGCGGGACCTGACCGCGTGGGTTCGGCCCGCCTGCTGGCGGGGGAGTGTGATCTGATCATTAGTGATGATGGTCTGCAGCATTACCGGCTGCGCCGAGATGCGGAGATCGTGGTTTTCGATGCCGCCCGGGGCGCCGGCAATGGTCGCTGCCTGCCGGCGGGCCCCTTGCGCGAGCCCCTGTCCCGGCTCGCCGGCGCCGACCTGGTTGTAGTGAACGGTGGGCCCCTGCCGCGCTGGCCGCTGTCCTTTCGATTACGCCCCCTGGCCTGGGTGAACCTGCGCAGCGGCGAACGGCGCGCCCCGGATGCCTTCACGGGCCTGGCGGCTGACGCGGTGGCGGGCATCGGCAACCCGGCGCGTTTTTTCGAGCAATTGCGGGGGCTGGGCATCCAGGCCGATTGCCGGAGCTTTCCCGATCATCACGCCTATGAGGCTGAGGACTTGCCCGTTGACACCGGCCGGCGTTTGCTCATGACCGAGAAGGATGCGGTAAAGTGCGCCGGGCTGGTCGGTGAGCAGAGCTGGTATCTGGAAGTGGGCGCGGCGCCCGATGCCGCCGCCGAGCGGGCGCTGGATGAATTGCTGAGGAGATTGACGGCTGATGAGTGA
- a CDS encoding Maf family protein, which yields MTTPSRQLILGSSSPHRRALLERLSLAFQSDSPAVDETPLPDETPADYVSRLSLAKARAVATRHGDALIIGSDQAAILEGRILGKPGSAERAVEQLLAASGKTVKFLTGLCLLDSRSGEYQLDLVPYSVDFRELDKSTVERYVARESPLDCAGSFKSEGLGITLFRALRGEDPSALIGLPLIRLVDMLKGAGVRLP from the coding sequence ATGACCACCCCCTCCCGACAACTGATCCTCGGCTCCAGCTCCCCCCACCGGCGCGCCCTGCTCGAGCGCCTGTCGCTAGCCTTTCAAAGCGACAGCCCTGCGGTGGACGAAACGCCTTTGCCGGATGAAACCCCGGCCGACTACGTCAGCCGCCTGTCGCTGGCCAAGGCGCGCGCCGTGGCGACCCGGCATGGAGATGCGCTGATCATCGGTTCCGACCAGGCCGCAATTCTGGAAGGCCGAATCCTGGGCAAGCCCGGTAGCGCGGAGCGCGCGGTAGAACAGCTGCTGGCCGCTTCCGGGAAGACCGTGAAATTCCTTACCGGCCTGTGTTTGCTGGACAGCCGTAGCGGGGAGTACCAGCTCGACCTGGTGCCCTACTCGGTGGATTTTCGCGAACTGGACAAGAGTACCGTGGAGCGTTACGTGGCCCGTGAATCCCCGCTGGATTGCGCCGGCAGCTTCAAATCCGAAGGCTTGGGCATCACCCTGTTCCGCGCCCTGCGCGGCGAGGACCCCAGCGCCCTGATCGGCCTGCCCCTGATACGACTGGTGGATATGCTCAAGGGGGCAGGCGTGCGACTCCCCTGA
- the rne gene encoding ribonuclease E has protein sequence MKRMLINATQPEELRVALVDGQSLYDLDIETPSREQKKANIYKGKITRVEPSLEAAFVQYGSERHGFLPFKEIARTYFQSNPDADPAKVSIKDVIKEGQEIVVQVDKEERGNKGAALTTFISLAGRYLVLMPNNPRAGGVSRRIEGDDRNEIREALRQLEVPEGMGLIVRTAGVGRSVEELQWDLDYLLQLWSAIQKAAEERPAPFLIYQESNVIIRALRDYLRADIGEILIDEPQVFQQAQDFVQQVMPYNLNKLKHYDDPVPLFTRYQIESQIETAFRREVRLPSGGAIVIDHTEALVSIDINSARATKGADIEETALNTNLEAADEVARQLRLRDLGGLVVIDFIDMGPNRNQREVENRLRDAVKADRARVQIGRISRFGLLEMSRQRLRSSLGESHQEVCSRCSGQGTVRSVESLALSVLRIVEEEAMKDKTGKVLAQLPVDVATFLLNEKRAAIAGVEERYGVDVILIPNKFMETPHYEVQRIRADDNSTDERSSYKLAESKEEQPQVVRTVAQERPPVEQPAVKRVAPPAAPVTPQPEQKSAEPAPAAEAPKPVAGVLGWLRNIFVGDAGEQSAREPEKPRQERSSPQRKREEREKQGERGTQAPRGRSRRGGNGGGQDNGEAPRSRGRNRQESAEEKPRAAAPNGNAARSDEDNEAGRGENGNRSRRGRRGGRRRRRGSQGEAGTDEQQLRQGEDQKPKREEQTGETTAEKPREDKRSARDEQSRDGSAPRRRGTGRPRKPKAEAGLDGAKTDSASSSAEQQNVKPGAKKPEPKAEKPEPKAEKPEPKAEKPEPKAEKPEPKAEKPEPKAEKPEPKAEKPEPKAEKPEPKAEKPEPKAEKPEPKAEKPEPKAEKPEPKAEKPEPKAEKPEPKAEKPEPKAEKPEPKAEKPEPKAEKPASALRQVETTTPQPERKAPVPNAAPKPRAEAAPAAAPQAEKPAPRAPLKQVETQAPAPAPQPESAPARQATPPAATSEPPRQPRKPAGPLKQVETRPAEDKQSDR, from the coding sequence ATGAAACGCATGCTGATCAATGCGACCCAGCCGGAAGAGCTGCGCGTCGCCCTGGTGGACGGCCAGTCCCTCTACGATCTTGATATCGAGACTCCCTCCCGGGAGCAGAAGAAAGCCAACATCTACAAGGGCAAGATCACCCGCGTAGAACCCAGCCTGGAGGCGGCCTTCGTCCAATACGGATCGGAGCGCCACGGCTTCCTGCCCTTCAAGGAAATCGCCCGCACCTACTTCCAGAGCAACCCGGATGCCGACCCTGCCAAGGTCAGCATCAAGGATGTCATCAAGGAAGGTCAGGAAATCGTAGTCCAGGTGGACAAGGAAGAGCGCGGCAACAAGGGCGCGGCGCTGACCACCTTCATCAGTCTTGCCGGCCGGTATCTGGTGCTCATGCCCAACAACCCGCGGGCCGGCGGCGTGTCCCGCCGCATTGAAGGCGACGACCGCAACGAAATCCGCGAAGCCCTGCGTCAGCTGGAAGTGCCCGAAGGGATGGGCCTGATCGTGCGCACCGCCGGCGTTGGCCGTTCGGTGGAAGAATTGCAGTGGGACCTGGATTACCTGCTGCAGCTTTGGAGCGCCATTCAAAAGGCCGCCGAGGAGCGCCCCGCGCCCTTCCTGATCTACCAGGAAAGCAACGTTATCATCCGCGCGCTGCGTGATTATCTGCGCGCCGACATCGGCGAGATCCTGATCGATGAGCCCCAGGTTTTCCAGCAGGCGCAGGACTTCGTTCAGCAGGTCATGCCCTACAACCTGAACAAGCTCAAGCACTACGACGATCCGGTGCCCCTGTTCACCCGGTATCAGATCGAGAGCCAGATCGAAACCGCCTTCCGTCGCGAAGTGCGTCTGCCCTCCGGAGGTGCGATCGTCATCGACCACACCGAGGCGCTGGTCTCCATCGATATCAACTCGGCCCGCGCCACCAAGGGCGCGGACATCGAGGAAACCGCCCTGAACACCAACCTGGAGGCCGCCGACGAGGTGGCGCGCCAACTCCGGCTACGCGACCTGGGCGGCCTGGTGGTGATCGACTTCATCGACATGGGTCCGAACCGCAATCAGCGCGAGGTGGAGAACCGCCTGCGGGATGCGGTGAAGGCTGACCGGGCGCGGGTCCAGATCGGTCGCATATCCCGCTTCGGCCTGCTGGAGATGTCCCGCCAGCGCCTGCGCAGTTCTTTGGGCGAATCCCATCAGGAAGTCTGCAGCCGTTGCAGCGGTCAGGGCACCGTGCGCAGCGTCGAGTCCCTGGCCCTGTCGGTGCTGCGCATCGTCGAAGAAGAAGCCATGAAGGACAAGACCGGCAAAGTGCTCGCGCAACTGCCGGTGGATGTGGCGACCTTCTTGCTCAACGAGAAGCGCGCCGCGATTGCGGGCGTGGAAGAGCGCTACGGCGTCGATGTCATTCTCATCCCGAACAAGTTCATGGAAACGCCGCACTACGAGGTGCAGCGGATACGCGCCGACGACAACAGCACCGACGAGCGCAGCAGCTACAAGCTCGCCGAAAGCAAGGAAGAGCAGCCGCAGGTGGTTCGCACCGTGGCCCAGGAGCGTCCGCCGGTGGAACAGCCCGCGGTGAAGCGCGTAGCACCACCGGCCGCACCGGTGACGCCCCAGCCCGAGCAGAAGTCGGCAGAACCCGCTCCCGCCGCTGAAGCGCCCAAGCCCGTCGCCGGCGTTTTGGGCTGGCTGCGGAACATCTTCGTCGGTGACGCCGGTGAACAGAGCGCCCGCGAGCCCGAGAAACCCCGTCAGGAGCGCAGCAGCCCGCAGCGTAAGCGCGAAGAGCGCGAGAAACAGGGCGAACGTGGTACCCAGGCGCCCCGTGGCCGCAGCCGCCGCGGCGGCAATGGCGGCGGCCAGGACAATGGCGAGGCGCCGCGCTCGCGAGGTCGCAATCGTCAGGAGAGCGCCGAGGAGAAGCCCCGTGCCGCCGCCCCCAACGGCAACGCGGCCCGCAGCGACGAGGACAACGAGGCCGGGCGCGGCGAGAACGGTAATCGCAGCCGCCGAGGCCGCCGAGGTGGTCGCCGGCGTCGGCGCGGCAGTCAGGGCGAAGCGGGTACCGACGAGCAGCAACTGCGCCAGGGTGAAGACCAGAAGCCCAAGCGCGAGGAACAGACCGGCGAAACCACGGCCGAGAAGCCCCGGGAAGACAAGCGCTCGGCTCGAGATGAGCAGAGCCGGGATGGGAGCGCCCCGCGTCGGCGTGGCACCGGCAGGCCGCGCAAGCCCAAGGCCGAAGCCGGCCTGGATGGCGCCAAAACCGATAGTGCCAGCTCCTCGGCGGAACAGCAGAACGTAAAGCCCGGCGCGAAGAAGCCCGAGCCGAAGGCTGAGAAGCCCGAGCCGAAGGCTGAGAAGCCCGAGCCGAAGGCTGAGAAGCCCGAGCCGAAGGCTGAGAAGCCTGAGCCGAAGGCCGAGAAGCCCGAGCCGAAGGCTGAGAAGCCTGAGCCGAAGGCCGAGAAGCCTGAACCGAAGGCTGAGAAGCCTGAACCGAAGGCCGAGAAGCCCGAGCCGAAGGCTGAGAAGCCTGAACCGAAGGCCGAGAAGCCTGAGCCGAAGGCCGAGAAGCCTGAGCCGAAGGCCGAGAAGCCCGAACCGAAGGCTGAGAAGCCTGAGCCGAAGGCTGAGAAGCCCGAGCCGAAGGCCGAGAAGCCTGAGCCGAAGGCTGAGAAGCCTGAGCCGAAGGCCGAGAAGCCCGCAAGTGCGCTGCGGCAGGTCGAGACGACGACGCCGCAGCCAGAGCGCAAGGCGCCTGTACCGAACGCCGCGCCGAAACCGCGCGCCGAAGCTGCGCCGGCAGCCGCACCGCAGGCTGAGAAGCCAGCCCCGCGGGCACCGCTGAAACAGGTAGAAACCCAGGCACCGGCCCCCGCACCTCAGCCTGAGAGCGCACCGGCCAGGCAGGCGACACCACCGGCGGCCACCAGCGAGCCGCCCCGGCAGCCCCGCAAGCCCGCCGGTCCGCTGAAGCAGGTGGAAACCAGGCCCGCGGAGGATAAGCAGTCCGACCGGTGA
- a CDS encoding RluA family pseudouridine synthase — protein MNTTANHSRGGVRRVRVNAEGAGQRIDNFLLRELKGLPRSRVYKLLRKGEVRVNGGRIGPTYKLRAADEVRIPPVRLEAPNPSAPRVPAGLRERLLSGVLHEDERLLVLDKPPGIPVHGGSGQAWGLIEALRELRPELPFLELAHRLDRDTSGCLVLAKKRSALREVHEALREGRAEKKYLTLLKGRLPRGALPVEAPLDKRERRGGERTVTVSAAGKAARTVFRTVRRLGFATLVEAEIATGRTHQIRVHAAHAGHPVLGDDRYGDRDANRDVRRLGLKRIFLHAHSLHLRLAEGRELLVDAPLSADLRAVLDAAEKEGA, from the coding sequence GTGAACACTACAGCCAACCACAGTCGGGGCGGGGTGCGGCGGGTCCGCGTGAACGCCGAGGGCGCCGGCCAGCGCATAGATAATTTCCTCCTGCGCGAGCTCAAGGGGCTGCCGCGCTCAAGGGTCTACAAGCTGCTGCGCAAGGGCGAAGTTCGAGTGAACGGCGGGCGCATCGGCCCCACCTATAAACTGCGCGCGGCGGATGAAGTCCGGATCCCCCCGGTGCGCCTGGAGGCTCCGAACCCTTCGGCCCCGCGAGTGCCCGCCGGGCTGCGCGAGCGTCTGCTGAGCGGTGTGCTGCACGAAGACGAGCGCCTGCTGGTGCTCGACAAGCCGCCTGGCATACCCGTTCACGGGGGCAGCGGCCAGGCCTGGGGGCTTATCGAGGCGCTGCGCGAGCTGCGCCCCGAGCTACCCTTTCTGGAACTGGCCCATCGCCTGGATCGGGACACCAGTGGCTGTCTGGTTCTTGCCAAGAAACGCAGTGCCTTACGGGAAGTTCATGAGGCCCTGCGCGAAGGCCGGGCCGAGAAGAAATATCTCACCCTTTTGAAGGGCAGGTTGCCCCGGGGCGCGCTGCCAGTGGAGGCGCCCCTGGATAAACGCGAGCGGCGTGGTGGTGAGCGCACGGTCACCGTAAGCGCGGCAGGCAAGGCGGCACGCACGGTATTCCGTACCGTGCGGCGGCTCGGTTTCGCCACCCTGGTGGAGGCCGAGATCGCCACCGGGCGAACACATCAGATACGCGTGCATGCCGCCCATGCAGGCCACCCGGTGCTGGGCGATGACCGCTATGGCGACCGGGACGCGAACCGAGACGTTCGCCGGTTGGGCCTGAAGCGAATCTTCCTCCATGCCCACAGCCTGCACCTGCGCCTGGCGGAGGGGAGGGAGTTATTGGTCGACGCGCCCCTGAGTGCGGATTTGCGAGCGGTACTCGATGCCGCGGAAAAGGAAGGTGCCTGA
- the rpmF gene encoding 50S ribosomal protein L32, whose amino-acid sequence MAVQQNRKTPSKRGMRRSHDALTGPTLSVEPTTGETHRRHHISADGFYRGRQVRPAKGE is encoded by the coding sequence ATGGCCGTTCAGCAAAACCGTAAGACCCCGTCCAAGCGCGGCATGCGCCGTTCCCACGACGCCCTGACCGGGCCCACCCTGTCGGTGGAGCCCACCACCGGTGAGACCCATCGCCGTCATCACATCAGCGCCGACGGTTTCTATCGCGGTCGCCAGGTACGCCCCGCCAAGGGCGAATGA
- the msbA gene encoding lipid A export permease/ATP-binding protein MsbA produces the protein MSKRRKEPAAPDMAGPAQVYRRLLRYIAPYWKQGVIAVLAMMVAASTETGFAALIKPMVDGSFVDRDPTMIKLVPLALLGIFILRGLSGFIADYGMKWIARNMISTMRGELFARMLKLPTRFYDNHSSGRLLSKMTYDVEQVARAGANTVTVLIRDGFTILFLMAYMVYLSGYLALIFLLIGPILAAIVVRISKRFRRLSRNIQRSVGELAHVAEEAIEGHAVIKTFGAQEHQQQRFERANAYNRRQFMKHAAADAANTPIVQFCAAVALSVIVYLATLDQVLESVTAGSFVSFIAAMLLLMPPLKRLTKVNAALQQGIAAGQSLFALIDEPSEPDTGRRELKRARGAIVYQDVRFAYEPKKGEVLKGVSLTIEPGETVAFVGRSGSGKTTLVNLLPRFYEPLAGGILLDDHPLTEYPLSALRRQIAIVGQQVTLFDDSIAANIAFGRPEAVSEEEIREALRLANALEFVERLPAGLQTQIGENGVLLSGGQRQRLAIARALIKDAPILVLDEATSALDTESERQIQSALDRLIVGRTTLVIAHRLSTIEQADRIVVLDQGEVVEQGRHEELLARGGHYAALHRLQFNQEGHRGAREPA, from the coding sequence ATGAGTAAACGACGCAAGGAACCCGCCGCACCCGACATGGCCGGCCCGGCCCAGGTCTATCGCCGCCTGCTGCGCTACATCGCCCCGTATTGGAAGCAGGGCGTCATCGCGGTGCTCGCCATGATGGTGGCGGCCAGCACCGAGACCGGTTTCGCCGCGCTGATCAAACCCATGGTGGATGGCAGCTTCGTCGATCGCGACCCCACCATGATCAAGCTGGTGCCGCTGGCGCTGCTGGGCATCTTCATTCTGCGGGGGCTGAGCGGCTTCATCGCCGATTACGGCATGAAGTGGATCGCCCGCAACATGATCAGCACCATGCGCGGCGAGCTGTTCGCACGCATGCTGAAACTGCCCACGCGCTTCTACGACAACCACTCCTCCGGGCGTCTGCTCTCCAAGATGACCTACGACGTGGAGCAGGTCGCCCGGGCCGGCGCGAACACCGTCACGGTACTGATCCGCGACGGCTTCACTATCCTGTTCCTGATGGCGTACATGGTCTACCTGAGCGGTTACCTGGCGCTGATCTTCCTGCTTATCGGGCCCATACTCGCCGCCATCGTGGTGCGGATCAGCAAGCGTTTCCGGCGCCTGAGCCGCAATATCCAACGCTCCGTGGGGGAGCTGGCTCATGTCGCCGAAGAGGCCATCGAAGGCCATGCGGTGATCAAGACCTTCGGCGCCCAGGAGCACCAACAGCAGCGCTTCGAGCGCGCCAATGCCTACAACCGCCGTCAGTTCATGAAGCACGCCGCCGCGGACGCCGCCAACACGCCCATCGTGCAGTTCTGCGCGGCGGTGGCCCTGTCGGTGATCGTCTACCTGGCCACCCTGGACCAGGTGCTAGAGAGCGTGACCGCCGGTTCCTTCGTCTCCTTCATCGCCGCCATGCTGCTGCTGATGCCGCCGCTCAAGCGGCTGACCAAGGTCAACGCCGCCCTGCAGCAGGGCATCGCCGCCGGCCAGAGCCTGTTCGCCCTGATCGACGAGCCCTCGGAACCGGACACGGGCCGACGCGAACTCAAGCGTGCCCGGGGCGCGATCGTCTACCAAGACGTGCGCTTTGCCTATGAGCCGAAGAAGGGCGAAGTCCTCAAGGGCGTGAGCCTCACCATAGAGCCGGGTGAAACGGTGGCCTTCGTCGGCCGCTCGGGCAGCGGCAAGACCACCCTGGTCAATCTGTTGCCCCGCTTCTACGAACCACTCGCCGGCGGCATTCTGCTCGATGATCACCCGCTCACCGAATACCCCTTGTCTGCCTTGCGCCGGCAGATCGCCATCGTCGGCCAGCAGGTCACTCTGTTCGATGACAGCATCGCCGCGAATATCGCCTTCGGGCGCCCGGAAGCGGTTTCCGAGGAGGAAATCCGCGAGGCGCTGCGGCTGGCCAACGCCCTGGAATTCGTGGAACGCCTGCCCGCCGGGCTGCAGACCCAGATTGGCGAGAACGGCGTGCTGCTCTCCGGTGGACAGCGTCAGCGCCTGGCCATTGCCCGCGCGCTGATCAAGGACGCACCGATCCTGGTGCTGGATGAGGCCACCTCGGCGCTGGACACCGAATCCGAGCGCCAGATCCAGTCCGCCCTGGATCGGCTGATTGTAGGGCGCACCACCCTGGTGATCGCCCACCGACTGTCCACCATCGAGCAGGCGGACCGCATCGTGGTGCTGGACCAGGGTGAAGTCGTGGAGCAGGGGAGGCATGAGGAATTGCTCGCCCGAGGTGGCCATTACGCCGCTCTGCACCGTCTGCAGTTCAATCAGGAAGGCCATCGGGGCGCGCGGGAGCCGGCCTGA
- a CDS encoding ExbD/TolR family protein — MNLRPRRREDPDINLTPLIDVVFLLLIFFMVSTTFLRDANLRINLPQAALTPQEQPEQSLELTINSRGEYFLDGRALVNSGMDTLRRALEEAGSGDTALVLRADADTPHQAVVTALEAAGKAGIASVGIATTQDDDE, encoded by the coding sequence GTGAATCTCAGGCCCCGTCGTCGCGAAGACCCGGATATCAATCTCACGCCACTGATCGATGTGGTGTTCCTGTTGCTGATCTTCTTCATGGTCAGCACCACCTTCCTGCGCGACGCCAATCTGCGCATCAACCTGCCCCAGGCGGCACTGACGCCCCAGGAGCAGCCCGAACAGAGCCTGGAGCTGACCATCAACAGCCGCGGGGAATATTTCCTCGATGGCCGCGCCCTGGTCAATTCCGGCATGGACACGCTGCGACGCGCCCTGGAAGAGGCCGGCTCGGGTGACACGGCCCTGGTGCTGCGCGCCGACGCCGACACGCCCCATCAAGCCGTGGTGACGGCGCTGGAAGCCGCCGGCAAGGCGGGTATCGCCAGCGTGGGCATCGCCACCACACAGGACGATGATGAGTAA
- a CDS encoding S49 family peptidase — translation MSERHGRDDGGQDAWREPARHPQGGDWEQGTLREIALEGVRERRRARRWGVFFKLFMVAYLIFLAFTLRSCMDAREGAPPGPHTAVIDVRGAIMSDSPASAERVIRGLRKAYQAKGVVGVVLRINSPGGSPVQAGQINAEILRLRAERPDLPVYAAVEDICASGGYYVAVAAERIYVDRASMVGSIGVLMNGFGFSDTLNKLGVERRLYTAGENKAFLDPFSDENPEHVAHLEQMLDTVHQQFIALVREGRGDRLADDAELFSGLVWTGERSIELGLADELGNVHDIARDVLRAERLVNYTPAQDWMTRLSERMGVSMGNALGGLLQSQSGLR, via the coding sequence ATGAGCGAGCGACACGGACGAGACGACGGCGGGCAGGACGCCTGGCGGGAGCCGGCCCGGCACCCGCAGGGAGGCGACTGGGAGCAGGGGACCCTGCGCGAGATCGCCCTGGAGGGTGTACGGGAGCGTCGTCGCGCACGCCGTTGGGGCGTCTTCTTCAAGCTCTTCATGGTGGCTTACCTGATCTTTCTCGCATTCACGCTGCGCAGCTGCATGGATGCCCGCGAAGGCGCGCCCCCGGGGCCACACACCGCCGTGATCGACGTCAGGGGCGCGATCATGTCCGATTCCCCCGCCAGCGCCGAGCGGGTGATCCGCGGCTTGCGCAAGGCCTACCAGGCCAAAGGCGTGGTCGGCGTGGTGCTGCGCATCAACAGCCCCGGCGGCAGCCCGGTGCAGGCCGGGCAGATCAATGCGGAGATTCTACGCTTGCGAGCCGAACGGCCGGACCTGCCGGTGTATGCGGCGGTCGAGGATATCTGCGCCTCCGGGGGCTATTACGTGGCCGTCGCCGCCGAGCGCATCTATGTGGACCGGGCCAGCATGGTGGGCTCCATCGGTGTGCTGATGAACGGCTTCGGCTTCAGCGACACCCTGAACAAGCTGGGTGTGGAGCGACGCCTTTACACGGCGGGCGAGAACAAGGCCTTCCTGGACCCGTTCTCCGACGAGAATCCCGAGCACGTAGCGCACCTGGAGCAGATGCTGGACACGGTGCATCAGCAATTCATCGCCTTGGTTCGCGAGGGGCGGGGTGATCGGCTCGCGGACGATGCGGAGCTCTTCAGCGGCCTGGTATGGACCGGCGAGCGCAGCATAGAGCTGGGGCTGGCCGATGAGCTTGGCAATGTACACGACATAGCCCGGGACGTGCTGCGGGCGGAAAGGCTGGTGAACTATACGCCCGCGCAAGACTGGATGACCCGCCTCAGCGAACGCATGGGCGTGAGCATGGGTAATGCGCTAGGCGGGCTGCTGCAGAGCCAGAGCGGGCTACGTTAG
- a CDS encoding low molecular weight protein-tyrosine-phosphatase encodes MTSSVLFVCLGNICRSPSAHGVFRELVREAGLTERVLMDSAGTADWHQGKAPDPRSIVAAAARGIDIADLRARQVTNEDFVRFDRILAMDEQNLADLRARCPEAHQHKLGLFLELTPDSPVREVPDPYYGGDQGFQQVLDLIEAASRSLLEALRQKD; translated from the coding sequence ATGACGAGTAGCGTGTTGTTTGTCTGCCTGGGCAATATCTGTCGCTCCCCCAGTGCCCACGGCGTGTTCCGTGAACTGGTACGGGAGGCGGGGCTGACGGAACGGGTACTGATGGATTCCGCCGGCACCGCGGACTGGCACCAAGGCAAGGCGCCGGATCCGCGCAGTATCGTGGCCGCGGCGGCACGGGGGATCGATATCGCCGACCTGCGGGCGCGGCAGGTGACGAATGAGGACTTCGTCCGGTTTGATCGCATCCTGGCGATGGACGAGCAGAACCTGGCGGACCTGCGGGCACGATGCCCCGAGGCGCACCAGCACAAGCTAGGCCTGTTTCTGGAGCTGACGCCCGATTCGCCGGTGCGTGAGGTGCCCGACCCCTATTATGGCGGCGACCAGGGCTTTCAGCAGGTGCTGGACCTGATCGAGGCGGCCTCCCGCTCCCTGTTGGAAGCGTTACGGCAAAAGGACTGA
- a CDS encoding YceD family protein encodes MLPLAKLERLRSLLAVDEGEALLELQVQRYQRRYVLQGRVQAELSLVCQRCLRPYRHSVAQAFELVAVGSEQEAERLPEEVEPLLIDRGRLDPAQVLQDELILAIPVIPRHMGEDECTGQALTEVRPPEAEQEEHADERPNPFSVLAQLKRDDSQD; translated from the coding sequence GTGTTGCCGCTCGCAAAGCTTGAGCGCCTGCGCTCCTTGTTGGCGGTGGACGAGGGCGAGGCGCTGTTGGAGCTGCAGGTGCAGCGCTATCAGCGCCGCTACGTGCTGCAGGGTCGGGTGCAGGCCGAGTTGTCGCTGGTATGTCAGCGCTGTCTGAGGCCCTACCGCCACTCGGTGGCGCAGGCGTTCGAGTTGGTGGCCGTGGGCAGCGAGCAGGAAGCCGAGCGCTTGCCCGAAGAGGTGGAGCCGCTGCTCATCGATCGCGGGCGGCTGGACCCGGCACAGGTGCTGCAGGACGAGTTGATACTCGCCATACCGGTGATTCCCCGCCACATGGGGGAGGATGAGTGCACCGGGCAGGCGCTCACGGAAGTGCGTCCCCCCGAGGCCGAGCAGGAAGAACACGCGGACGAGCGCCCCAACCCGTTTTCGGTGCTCGCCCAACTGAAACGCGATGATTCGCAGGACTGA